A window from Pokkaliibacter sp. MBI-7 encodes these proteins:
- a CDS encoding GNAT family N-acetyltransferase gives MSAATPSLSPCSIRDAEPADMAAIQAIYAHHVLHGSASFEEVPPDVTEMSQRHAAVVARGLPFLVVEWEQRVVGYCYASLYRPRPAYRYAIEDSVYLHTDARGRGLGTALLTELIRRCERGPWRQMIAVVADSGEPASMALHQRLGFVQVGTLNAVGYKFGRWIDTAFLQRPLNSGQHSAPEQ, from the coding sequence ATGTCTGCCGCCACACCGTCCTTGTCGCCCTGTTCCATCCGTGATGCCGAGCCTGCCGATATGGCGGCGATACAGGCTATTTATGCCCATCATGTGCTGCATGGTTCCGCCTCCTTTGAGGAGGTGCCGCCGGATGTGACTGAAATGAGCCAGCGCCACGCTGCCGTGGTGGCCCGCGGCCTGCCCTTTCTGGTGGTGGAATGGGAGCAGCGGGTCGTGGGTTACTGCTATGCCAGCCTGTACCGGCCACGTCCGGCCTATCGCTATGCCATCGAGGATTCGGTCTATCTGCATACCGATGCCCGCGGCCGGGGGCTGGGTACGGCACTGCTCACTGAGCTGATACGTCGCTGTGAGCGGGGCCCATGGCGACAGATGATCGCCGTGGTCGCCGACTCAGGAGAGCCCGCCTCAATGGCCCTGCACCAGCGTCTGGGTTTTGTGCAGGTAGGCACGCTGAACGCGGTGGGCTACAAATTTGGCCGCTGGATTGATACCGCCTTTCTGCAGCGGCCACTGAACAGCGGACAGCACAGCGCCCCTGAGCAGTGA
- a CDS encoding TOBE domain-containing protein, whose amino-acid sequence MSIKSINVRNQFRGVVREIISDTVLSEVEVETPGGIVTSVITTRSVKELGLTVGSPVVAFVKSTEVSIGLLE is encoded by the coding sequence ATGAGCATCAAGTCCATCAACGTACGCAATCAGTTTCGTGGCGTCGTGCGGGAAATCATTAGCGATACCGTATTGTCGGAAGTCGAGGTGGAAACACCGGGAGGCATCGTCACGTCGGTCATCACCACCCGCTCGGTCAAGGAGCTGGGGCTGACCGTGGGGTCGCCGGTGGTCGCCTTCGTCAAATCCACCGAGGTCTCCATCGGCCTGCTGGAGTAA
- a CDS encoding antibiotic biosynthesis monooxygenase, producing MILEVAILHVRQGQSTAFEQAFRQAAPLIAATPGYLGHELQQCLEQPDQYLLLAHWRTLEDHTVGFRQSAQYQQWRALLHPFYDPFPVVGHYRPLQHYPAPPPPET from the coding sequence ATGATTCTGGAAGTTGCCATCCTGCATGTTCGTCAGGGCCAGAGCACGGCCTTCGAGCAGGCGTTCCGCCAGGCGGCGCCACTGATTGCCGCCACCCCCGGCTATCTTGGCCATGAGCTGCAGCAGTGTCTGGAGCAGCCTGATCAATACCTGCTGCTGGCTCACTGGCGCACTCTCGAAGATCATACGGTGGGCTTTCGTCAGTCGGCACAGTATCAGCAGTGGCGGGCGCTGCTGCATCCTTTCTATGACCCCTTCCCGGTGGTCGGGCACTACCGGCCGCTGCAGCACTATCCCGCCCCACCGCCGCCAGAAACATAA
- a CDS encoding YqgE/AlgH family protein, which produces MTTSALTSLSDQFLIAMPSMRDPHFARTVTYIFDHNEQGAMGLIVNRPLEMHLDEILGHMDMSQPRPLKRNPPIFIGGPVKTERGFVLHRNTEREWQSSFRINDQLSLTTSVDVLEAIAQDQGPTDYLIALGYSGWSEGQLEHELAENAWLTCKADYRILFNTPVEQRLDAAARSIGVDLTLLSTQAGHG; this is translated from the coding sequence ATGACAACATCAGCACTTACCTCACTCAGCGATCAGTTCCTGATTGCCATGCCCAGCATGCGCGATCCGCACTTTGCCCGTACGGTCACCTATATTTTTGACCATAACGAGCAGGGGGCCATGGGCCTGATCGTCAACCGCCCGCTGGAGATGCATCTGGACGAGATCCTCGGCCACATGGACATGTCCCAGCCACGGCCGTTAAAACGCAACCCTCCCATTTTTATCGGTGGCCCGGTGAAGACCGAGCGCGGCTTTGTCCTGCACCGTAATACCGAGCGTGAGTGGCAGTCTTCCTTCCGGATCAACGATCAGTTGAGCCTGACCACCTCGGTCGATGTGCTGGAGGCCATCGCTCAGGATCAGGGCCCTACTGATTATCTGATCGCCCTCGGCTATTCCGGCTGGAGTGAAGGGCAACTGGAACATGAACTGGCGGAAAATGCCTGGCTGACCTGCAAGGCTGATTACCGTATCCTGTTCAACACTCCGGTTGAGCAACGTCTGGATGCGGCAGCCCGCTCCATCGGCGTCGACCTTACCCTTCTATCGACACAAGCAGGACATGGCTGA